The nucleotide sequence CCGTCGCTAAGGGTGAACTGGTCACCGTCGCTAAGCTGGTTGCCCGCAGGTGCCACCAAGGTGATCGCTTCGGTTTGGCGATCGTTGGTGTCAAAGGACTGCGTGGGCTGTGAATCCACGCGGCGAACACCCAGAATCGCGACGTCGGCAACGCCCTGGATCGCGGTGATCACCGAATTGGTGACCGAGGCGACGATCAAACCGGCGTCTTGTGGTGCGTTGACCGAATAAGGCACGGCGATCGCATTGGGATCGACCAACGACGGGTTCTGCCGCGTCGCTTCGGTCGGCTGGTACTGGAACGTCAGCGTCACGTCGGCATCGGCAACACTGTCATAGACTTCGAAGCTGAACGTGTCGTAAGGCACAACCTCTGGGCCACTGGGAACGCTCAGGTAATACGGAACGCTCAATTTCGGATTGTCTTTCAACCCGCGTTCGATCAACAGGCCGCCGTCAAGCTGCTGGCTGTACTCGTTGCCCGGCCGAACTTCCAACTGGTATTGGCCGGAAACCGCACCGAACGATGCCGTGAAGCTACCTTGACCAGGCGTTGCACCGGAGACCATTTCACCGCGTTCGGCAAAACCGACGATGAAGTTGTCCAGATACAGACCTTCGGCCGACGTGTCGGCGGTGTCCGCGTTGTACAAGAATTCGATCACGACATCGGTGTGACCTGCGAAAGCGTCCAACGATGCGATGCCTTGTCGCCACGCACCAAAGTTGACGACGTTGTTCAAGTCCACGTCCAATTCGATCGGCGTGGTTTGTTCGTTGCTGGTCGCTTGCACGGTGATCGTATCACCATCGGCCGCATCGACGAAGTAGTCGAAGTAGAACCGGGGCAGATCACCGGCGCTGTAACCGGTCAAATCGAACGCGGTCGATCGCAGGCTGCCGTTGACGACGCTGCGGTCGAAGAACATCGATTCGTTGTCGATCGAACGGGCCGTCAGAATCGCAAGCGCGTCTTGGGCACCATTGGCGTTCAATCGGGCACCGGTGATGCTGGTGCCGGTCAGGTTGGCCAGCGGATCAGCACCCAACAGGATCGCCGTACGATACTGATCCACGCTTGCGGTCGGGTCTTGGCCGGCCAACAACGCGTAGACACCGGCAACGTGTGGCGACGCCATCGACGTACCACTGTTCAGCCCATATCCACCGCCCAGCGTGGTGCTGAGAACATTGGTCCCCGGTGCAGCCACATCGACGCTGAAGGCACCAAAGTTACTGAACGTCGACAACTGGTCGTTGTGATCGGTCGACGCCACGGTGATGATTTCTTCGATCGGATACGACGCCGGGAACTGTGGCGTGAAATCGTTGTTGGTGCTGTCGTTGCCCGCTGCGGCCACAAAGCCGATGCCGGCGTCGATGTTGGCTTGGATCGCGGCCATTTCCGCCGCCGATGCAAACGATCCGCCATAACTGTTATTGCTGACGACGATGTTGATGCCGAATTGCGTCTTCATCGTGACCAGATAGTCCAGCGACTCGATGATCGCGGCGGTGGACAGCCCGACGTCGCCGACACGCAACGCCATGATCTTGCTGTTCCAATTGATCCCGGTCACACCCGTGGCATTGTTACCAACGGCCGCCGTGGTACCGGCGACGTGCGTTCCGTGACCCTGCGCATCTTGTGGATCGGTATCACCGGCAAACGCATCGATGCCATTGATATCGTCGATGTATCCGTTGCCGTCGTTGTCGATTCCGTCACCGGCGATTTCACCCGGGTTGACCCACAGGTTGTCCACCAAATCGGGATGCGTCAGGTCGACACCACTGTCGATGATCGCGATGACCGTTTGATCGCTGCCGGTGAATGTGTCCCAAGCCTCGGGCAAATCGATGTCGGCATCGGGTGTTCCGCCCGTCTGGCCGACATTGTTCAAATGCCACATTTGGCCGTACTGCGGATCGTCCGGTGTCAGTGCGATCGTGCGAGCGACATTGCGTTCGGCGTATTCGACTTCGGGGATTTCACCCAGCGTTTCGATGATCTGTCCCACCCCGTCGCCGGTCTCGGCCGACTGCACATGAACTGCGTTGATGAAGTCGAACGACTTCAGCACGGTCAGGTCGTTCTGGGCCAAGATCTGATCGCGACGAGTCTGGGTGACGTTCTCGCCGAAACCGATGATCAGTTCGTGTTCGAACGAATACGCGACGTCTTGTTCCGAATCGGATCCAAAGTCGATCTGACCGAAATCGCTTTCGTCGTATTGGTTGGACGTCGTATCGATGGCGGCAAAGGTTTGACCAAAGGTGCCGCTGGCTTCGATGTTCGAATCCACGCGTTGGTGACCAACATCGGTCGAACGATCGGTCGTCACGGACCAACCGCCACTGACGGTATCGACGAAGCCGCCGTTGACCGGCGTTTGGCCGTCGACGCCACCGATCACTTCGACGGCATCGTCAAAGATCCGGACGGTCGATTCGATCGGAACACGACGCAGTCGCGAGTTGCTGTTCAACTCCGTTGGGACCGCACCGGCTTCGGTCACGGCGATAAAGTAGCTGCCCTGGGCCAGATTGATCGGCCCGATGAAGGCGTCTTCTTCGGTGCGTGAACCCCGATCCAGAAGTTCGCCCACCAATTCGCTGTCCAGCGGGCTGGAAAGGTCATCCAGAATGCTGCTGGATTCACCGAACAGGACCAATTCGGCGTCGTTCGGGTTGCCCGTCGGCGAGAAGAACACGCTCAGGTTGGTGTTCGGTCGATCGTAGCCGTCGGCATAATCAATGTCGAAGACCGTCGAACGGCTGATATCGCTAAGCGATGCGTCGCGACCGACATCGATTTGATAGAAGTCGACATCGTTGCTGGTCGACAACGAACCGCCAACGCTGAGCGTCCCGTCTTTGGAATCCGCCAAGTCGCCCAAGTTCTGCGGGCGAGCATTCAGGACCGGGAAGAAATCATTGCTGAAGAACCCGCCATTCAGATCGTCATTGCTGGCGTAAATATCGGTCGGGTACTGCGGTTCACCGTCGATGAAGTATCCACCGGGCTGTGCGGTGTTGAACACCGACGCGAATTCCGGCGAAAACGGATCGGCCGATTCATTTTCCTGGGCGTCGCCCAACAGCGGTGACGATCCCGGCAACGCTTGGACGTGGATCCCGTGATTGGCATAGCGGATGTCGGCGTGACGCACGACGCTGCCGGCGAACTCCTGGGCCTCGGACAAGCGAATTTGCATCCGGTACGAACCGGACGTTTGACCACCGCCGATGTCCTCGGCGTCCACCGAAGCACTTCGCACGCGGACGAAGTAATTGCTGCGGGTGCCAGTGTTACCCGGCAAGGTCAAACGCAAGCCCGCGTCACGGACGTTGGTCGAACCAAAGTCGTAATAGTTACCGTCGGCCTGCAAGTTGGCTTGCGGGTTGTCGACGTCACCCAGCGGACCGGCCAACAGATCGCCGCCCACACTGGTGCCGTTGTTCTCGATCAGGCTGGGGTCAAAGAACTCGGTGTAACCGTTGTCCGATCGCGCCAGCACTTGGCCCGAGTTGTCGACGATTTCGATGACCGTGTCCAAGCCGATCGAAGTCTTGTCGATGTCGATCCAGACTTCCGCGCCGCCCACACCGGTGAAGGCATAGGTATCAACGTCGCTGGGCGTGCTGATAAACCCTTGGACATCAAAGCCCAAGCGTGATTGATCGTCACCCGCGTAGATGTTGGCGGCCAAGTCACCCAAGTTCTGGGCGTTGATCGTCGTGTCGTTGACCCCGGGAGGTGCCGCGGTGGGCAATTCCAGTTCCGTGGTCACTGCAACGTTGCGGTCGTTGCTCAAGTTGTCAAACAGCAGACTTCGCCAGTCATTGCTGGACGGACGGCTGCCGTAACCGTCGCCGCCGGTGTCGTTTTGGGCCGAACCGTCGATCTTACGACCGGCACCCACCGTGTCGTCGTTCAAACTGGTCAACACGACCGGTGCACCCGGCAAACCGATAACGTGGACCGTACCGCCGATGCGATCGTTGATGTCGCCGGTCGAACCGGTTGCCGTGATCCCGGTTCCCGCCGTCGCACTGTTGGGCGTGCCTTGGCCCAACATCTTGACGACCAGGCTTTCATCCGGACGGCTTCGCAATTCCAAAGCCCCACCGGAAACTTGGTTGCCGACCACCACGGAATCGTACAACACGTGAACGATATCGGTGTCGTCCCAGACGCTGCCGCTGGTCAAATCACCGCCGCGGATCCGCAGACCGTTCAATTGGCGCAGCCCCAGGACATCGCCGGCGGTACTTTCGGTCGTGTTCTGGCGGACCAACGGACCATGGTTATCGTCCAAGCCCACCACGCGATCCGGTGATCCGGTTTGCCGGCCGGTGTCGGTCAGCAATTCATCGGTCATCGACGCCAGATCGATGTCGATAATCGATCCATAGTTGTCGACGAATTCGTTGCCCACGATGATCGGCTGGCTGCCGCGGACAAAGATCGTTGCCGGCGTGATCGCCAGGCGTCCGTTGCGACCGATCGGGCCGGACCCGTCCATCGCATTGTCGTTGTATTCGAATCGGCTGTTGGCCACACGTGCGTCGGCTTGTTGCAGTTCCAACGCCGCAAATCCGCGCGACTGGCCACCTTCGATCAGGCTGACGCCGCCACCATAAGCGATCGTCGCATAGTCCAAACTAACGTTTGCACCGGGGCCGGCGTACAAGCCCGACCAATCACCACGCTGCGGTGCCGTGGGACCGCCGGCGATGCCCGCGTCGTTGTTGGTATCGAATGAACCGCCCGCACCGAAGCGATCGTCCAGTGCGCTGGTGAAGATCACCGGTTTGCCCTCGGTGCCTTCGGCGATCAATTGCGTGCCATGGTCCAGTTCGATGCGTGCACCGCGGAACTTGACCACCATGTTCGGATCCACCACCAACGATCCGTCCAATCGTCCGCGGATTCCGGCACGGCCAAGATCCAAGGTCGCCCCGCCCGTCGCCACCGAGCCGTTGTCGATGAACGTCGCATCGCTGCGGTTCAGCTGTGCGACCAACTCGTATTCGCCCGAAAGCGGATTCAGCCGGTACAAACGACGCGACAGATAATCGCTGCGTTCCGGAATCACCGGCAGGTTCAACAACTGGGCCGTGCGATTGCCGCCGCTGATCGTCACCGCGTCAGACGCATCGCTGGCCAACGATTCAAAGCCGGCCGCATCGACAAACGTCATGCGGTATTGATAGGTGCCATTGACCAGCGAACCACCGCCAGCGGTTTGCGTGGTGACCGAACCAAAATCAGGCGCAAAGCCGTCTTGAATCGATCCGCCCGGTTGGCCGGCGATCAAGATGTTTTCGGCGATGTAGTGGACAATGCCGACATCGTCAAAGCGTGCCGACACGGTGATTTCGCGCGGCGGTTGGTTGGCTTCCGATTCGGTGCGGATGAACAGACCGTTGATGCTGTTGTCGGTCACCAAGTTCATCTTGATGTCCGGCCCCACGCGGTCGTAATCCGCGGTGAAAGCACCGGCCTGTTGGAAACGCGGCGACTGGAAACTGGTTTCCAAGAAGCTGTTGGGCGTCGCGCTCATCGCCGCCGAAGCGTTGTGCATCAATTCGTTGAACGTGATCGTGGGACGCAGGTCGACGATCTGGATCGGATTGACGGTTTTCTGAACCGAGTTGATCACGATGTTGCTGCCGCCGCCGTAACGCAGTTCCGCGTGATTGACGGTTTGCAGGAAGATCCCTTCGGATTCCAGATTCGCACGACCTTCGGCCGCATCGAAATCGTTCTGGAAGATCAGACCACCCCAGTTGCCGGCCGCCGGAGCAGGGCTGTTGCCCGACGACGCCGCATCGACGCTGCGGTCGCGTGTGCTGGTAAAGACAACGCTGCCCGAATCACCGATTTGGGTAATTCCGGTGTCAGTCACTTCCACGCCACTGATCGTCGGATCGGCCAGGTTCACCAAACGCGGTGCTCCCAAGACCTGCAGGGCGCCACCGCTGCGGTCCGATAGCAAGCTGTTGCTGCCGACGCTGACCGCGGCCGCACGCAGTTTGAACACTGCACCAGCGTCGACCATCGTCGTCACGCCCTTGGGCACATCCATATGGCGACCATCGGGCAGTACGTTGCCGCCGATTTCGCTAAGACCGAATTGATAACTGAAGTTGTCAGCGATCGTCGACAGATCACCGTCCTGTCCGCCGTTACCGACGATCCGCACGATGTCACCCGGCAACGCCGCGTCAAACGCACCGTCTTCGAACGGGTTGTCGACATTGTTGAACGGTTGGGCCAAGGTTCCGTCGGCCACAACGCTGGACAACTTGTCGACAAAGATGTTTCGTCCAAGTGCCTCGACACCCGTGAAGCTGTTGCTGAACGACAGCACGCGCTCGCCCGCCAAGACCAGTTCGTTGCCGCTGGTCGACAAGGACGACGACACGCCGGTTTGACCGCTGACCGAGTTGATGGCCGTACGAATCGCCAACGCCAAACCACTGGTGCTGGTCCCGGTTCCGCCGACCGTCGCGTTGTACAGAATTGGAACGTTGCCCGGCTGCGCGGTGCCGCCGACCGGAACAAATTCGAAGCGTCGCGACACACCGGTCGAACCGCTGATCGTCATCGTTTGGCCGGGAACGATCCCCGCACCGGTCGATTGGACTTGCAGGATCCGTTCCAGCGGACGCGTTTGGAACCAGAAGTTGTTCACGCCGCCGGGCGTGCCGTCCAAGTCGCCGTCGATCGCCGTTCCGGGAACGCCCGAACGAGTACCGTCGGTGTCGCGAATGACATCGCTTTGGCTGACCTGAGGTTCGAACTTCAACAGGACTTCGTAATCGCCCTGGGTCGTTCCGCCCGAACCACTGCCGGACAAGTTCGGGTTGTAATCGCCGTTGCCGCTGGCGGTCACGCCCAGATAGTAGACGCCACTTCCCAGTTCCGCGGTCAGGAATGAATCTTCGCTGAAGTAGTCGTCGTTTTGGGCCAGCGCGACCGTGCCGCCACCACCCAAGGTGATCGGGGCGAATTGGGCCAGTTCGACGTTGCCCATGTCGGCTTGTCGCGACAGAACGTCGGCATCGACCACGAACAGGGTGCTGGCAAATTCGTCGTTGTTGATCGCATCGACGACTTGGCCGACGGTGACTTCGGTGATCTCAGCATTCAAACGCGGGATGTCCACGCGAACGGCGTTGGGCAACGGGTTACCGTCGTCGCCGATGATTTGGGTCACGCGAACTTCGGTGTCACCGGTCGCGCGATCGGTTCGCAAGAATTCAATTCGTGATCGGTTGCCCGCACTGCCGGACAATTGCGATTGAATGTCGACTGATACCGACGTGCCCAAACCGAAATCGCTGGACGCCGACGCGGAAACCTCTTGGTACAACGCCAGGGTCGTGTCCAGCATGCTGGAATCCGCCAAACGCTCGGCGAACGTTTCCGCCGTCAGCGTGCCGAATTCGCGGCCCTGAGGCAGATCAACTTCGAATCGATACAGATCGACGTCAATGCTTTCGGGACGGTGCAAGTACTGGCCATGCAAGATGTCTTGGTTTCCGGGGAATACCGGTTCCGGACCGTCCAACGCATTGGGGATCGGATCATCGATGGTTTGCGCATCGATGTTCGGATTGATGGTTTGTTGCTGACTCGTCTGCGTCCCATAGAACGGGTCTTCCGGATGCATCAGCAGGTCCGGATTGATCGTCGCGTTCAAGAACGTCGGATCCAACGCCATCAAAGTCTGGGCGGTGACCTCGTGGTTTTGGTCCAAGCCCAACAAGAACCCGATGCCGGCCATCGTCTTGCGGAAGAAATCTTCGCCATAGTCCAAGCCGTAATTGACTTGGCTGCTCATCACCAACGCCGCATTGTCGAACGTCGGGTCGATCCGCAGTGCGGCGTTCAGTTCATCCACCGAACGAAGCTGCGTACCAGCGGCGGACAACAAAGCCGATCGTTCGCCCACGGCAAACGTGATGCCTTCATCGACCGTTTCGCGGAACTGAACGCCCAGGTACTTCGACCACAGTTCCAACGCTTCGCGGACACGACGCTTCTGCACGTCGGTGATATTGTTCAGCTTCGCCGGTGCGGTCGTGCCGTCACCGCCGCTGATCACACCATCAAAGTTGTAACTGATCTCGGTAATGCCATCTTGGACATCGGCACCGAACAGATCGTTGATCGCATCGGCCAGTGCTTCACGTCCCGGATCGTTCGGCGATCCTGGCAACTGGATGCCATAAGACTGCGGCGTGATCGATTCACGGATCAACAGGCTGGACAGTTGCTGGCCGGCCATGCCGAAGACGCCGACGTCGGTTGCGGTCGACAGGGTGTCCCCCGCGGCAACCAATTGCACCGGAGCAAAGTTGACGATCGATGCGGGCAAGACCAAGGTGCCACCGGCACCGGCCACACCACCCTGAGAAAAGCTGACCGCGATCACGGCGTTGACCGCCGGGGTTCCCTGGACGACGGTCTGCAGATCTTGGACCTGTGGCGTCGTTCCGCCAAGGTCGAAGATCACATCGCTGCTGTCGGGATCCAACGCCACGGTCAAACCACCGGCACCGGTGTCGACGAAACGCACCGCGCGGCCGCCGCCCGCTTCGCTGAAGATCTTCGCGTCAAACTGGACCGCCAGATCGGACGCCAGGCCCAAATTGGTGGTGGCCGTCGGGGCGACCGCGATCGGGCTGGGTTCGACGATCAAATCAGTGGACGAATCCACCGCGGTCCCGATTCGCAATCGGAAGGTTCCACCACCCAGCGGGACGCCGGGCATGGTGTTGATGTCGTCGCCTTCGAAGATCAATCGCGCCGTATTGGTCGGCGCGTCGTAGATGACTCGCTCGGGCAAGTACAGAACGTCATCGGTCGTGCGAACCGATTCTTGGGTCAACAACAGTTGATAAAAGCGTGGGTTTTCAGCGGATCGATCGGTCGGCAAACCGGTCGCCGGGTCGTTTTCGACGAACAGTTCGTCTTCATTGAAATAGACCAGAATTTCGTTGCGCCGCTGTTCCAATTCCCCACTATCAAGACGGACAACCGGTTGCGGAACGATCGCTTCGATTTGAACGCCCAATTGCAGTTCAAACTCGACTCGCTCGGACGCATCCACGCCGTTTCGCGCCTGCAGGAATTCACCCGCATCGTTACGGATCCCGACGATGCCACGGGGTGCGTCGTCAAAGCCGAACACGTCGATGCGGTACTGGTCATCGACCAGCGTTTCGGCGAAGCGAACGACGACTTCGTTGCTGCTGTTTTCCCCCAGGGTGACACTGCCCGGCTGGATCGCCACATCGTCCGCCGTGTCGAACACGCCGTCACTGCCGGCACGGCGAATCTGAATGCCGTCCAACGTCGTGGGGTCGATGCTTTGGTCTTGATCAAACCGGAACGTCAACGAACGCGGAGCCGTATCACGGACCGTCCCGTCAACGATCAATTCGCCTTCGTTGGGTTGGATGCCGATCAACTGGGGGCCGGCAAGCAACCGGCGATCTTCCAGTTTCTCCACCAGAGCGCCGCGACGCGCCAGGCGGTCGGCCGATGACATCGACGAACGCGATGCACCACGGCTCTTGCCAGCGGCTTTGCGTCGTCGGGAGGGGGTGGAGGGAGAGTTCGAGGAGTGATTTCGCTTACGCGTGGTCATAGACCAAACCTTCCAAGGCGAATGGCCCCGCCGAAGATGCGAAATGGGTTCGCGCCCTTTGGCGGGTGGTTGAGTTAACGTCGTGGGAGTGCGACCGCCGCCGACGGATCGGCAAAACAGTCAGGGAAAAGCGGTCGTTGCGGTGGTGACGAAAAGCAGTCGGAGTCCGAACGGGCGGGCCGGGGTAAACCCGAAGCCGAGTATAGTTAGGGCCGAAAAACCCGCAAACAAATGCGACCAAGGCGTCACAAGTAGCCTGAATCCGAGTCTTCACGTCGTGGGGGTCGTGTCAGTCGTACCGGTCAATCCACCGCCGACGGCGTCCGCAAAGGCCGACACGCAGCAGATTTCCATCACCAGATGACCAATCCCATCCTCCCCGTCCGGGCGGGACCTGCCATCCAGCGGTGTTTGGATAGCAATTTGTTCATGAAAGTTCCCTACGATCGCTGCGATCGGCCCCAAAACGCCGGAAAGATCGATTCGATCACATCGGTTATGCTGTGGTGTCGCGTTTCAGGTCCCAACGGACATCAACCCTTGGACACCTGTGGTCATCCGTCTCGATCGCGGACGACACGTCGGCGTCCTTTTCACGGTCGATCCGCTTCCTTGTTTCCCTCGTCTCAACTGTTCATGAAATACGCGTTCATCGTTGCCTGCGTGGCGTCGGCGTGCTTTGCGTCGGCATTCACCCTCGGTTCGGTTTCGCCCGCACACGCACAGCTGGGCGGACTTCTGGCCCGACGCGTCAGTGTGCCCGAAATCAGCGTGGCCCAAGTCCGCAAGATGCAGCAGCAGCACCAGAAGCAGGTCGACAGCGCCAAGAAACAGGAAATGCCGACACCGGATCCCGCGTTTGTTTTGGTGGATGCCCGCAGCCCCGAAGAAACTGAGGTGTCGGTGATCCCCGGTGCGATCACCGTCAAACAGTTCGAAGCCCAGCAGGAAAAGTTTGCCGGCACGACCGTCATCGCTTATTGCACGTCCGGTTACCGCAGCGATCGTTACGCCGCCAAGCTGATCGACAAAGGCATCAAAGCCAAGAACATGAAAGCCAGCATCTTGGGCTGGTGCGCCGCCAAGTTGCCGCTGGAAACGCTGGACCGGAAACCGACCAACCGCGTTCACACATACAGTTCACAAAACACGGTCCCGAAGATCTACGAAGCGATCCACTAGGAAAGCGATCCGCCTGATCATCCCGGCTCGGATCAACTCGCGCGGCAACACCCGGCTTTGGGTCATCCCTCATCACCGCGGCGATACTCCATCGGTCGCGGTCACTCATCGCCGCACCGACCGGTCGAAAACTCTTGCGACACGTCTGCCCAGACCGTCATTGCTGGACCGATTATCGGCTAGATTGTGGGCTCTTTCCTAACGCCCCACCTTTCATGGTCTACATCGATGACAACGACGCTTCGCCATGCGCCACGTTCCCCTTGGGGACGCTGCGAATTGCTATTGGTTTGCGGCTTGATGGCCGCCGCGATTCTGCGCGGTCCTTCCCTGCAAGCCGACGATCACTCCGATCCTCAACGCCCCAACGTCCTGTTCATCCTGACCGATGACCAGCGTTACAACGCGCTTTCGTGCATGGGGCATCCCCACCTGAAAACGCCCCACATCGACCGCTTGGCCGGCGAAGGCTTGTTGTTCAAGAATCACTTTTGCACGACCAGTCTGTGTTCACCCAGCCGCGCTTCGATCCTTAGCGGGTTGTACGCCCACACGCACGGCGTTTCGAACAACTTCACCGAGTATCCGGCCGACATGGTCAGCTTTCCGATGCGATTGCAGCAGGAAGGCTACGAAACCGCCTACGTCGGCAAGTGGCACATGGGCGAAAAGAACGATAACCCTCGCCCCGGCTTTGATCACTTTGTCACTCACAAAGGCCAAGGCCAATACTTCGACACGACGTTCAACTTCAACGGCAACGACCGACGCGTCGTCCCCGGGTATTACACCCACGTGGTCACTGAAATGGCGACCGATTGGATCGGGGAACGTGACGGTGACAAACCATGGATGCTGATGCTGGGCCACAAAGCGCCGCACAGTTTCTACTTTCCCGAACCCAAGTACGAAGACGCCTTTGACAGCGTCGACGTCCAGTACCCGCGCACGGCATTCATGCTGGACGACAAACCGGCGTGGTTCAAGAAACGTCTGGACACCTGGCACGGCATCTATGGCCCGCTTTTCGACTGGCGAAAAGACTTCCCCGATCGCAGCCCCGAAGCGGTGGAAGACTTTGCCAACATGGTCCGCGCCTATTGGGGCACGCTGTTGTCGGTCGATGACAGCGTCGGCGTGATCTATGACTTTCTGAAAGAACGCGGCGAACTGGACAACACACTGATCATCTACACCTCCGACAACGGTCTGTTGGAAGGCGAACACGGCATGGTCGATAAGCGGACCGGACACGAACCGTCGATTCGCATCCCATTGGTGGTTCGATATCCCGGTCTGACGCCGACCGATCAGCCGAAGGTTGTCGAACAACTGGTGTCCACCATCGATTTCGCGCCGACGATCTTGGATGTGTGCGACGCCAAACCTCTGGATCATGTCCACGGCCAAAGCTGGAAACAGCTTGCACAAGGCAACGATTCGGATTGGCGGGACAGCTATTACTACGAATACAACTACGAACATCAGTTTCCTTACACGCCCAATGTGCGTGCACTGCGCACCGATCGCTGGAAATACATTCGTTACCCGCACGGCGACGGCACACCCGATCGACACATGGCCGAACTGTATGACTTGCAGGCGGATCCGCAGGAATCGGTCAACCTGATCAATGACCCCGCACATGCCGACACCGCGGTGAAGTTGCGGGCGGAATTGGACCGGCTGATCAAGCTGCACAGCGACGGCAAACCCGATTCGATGCCGATCGATCAGGGAATCCAATCGGGGTTGCCCGAAGAATCGATTCGTTGATGGATCGTCGCTGGATGCGTTCTTTCCTCTCCCAAACGGGGAGAGTCGGGGCTTGAGGATTGATTCCCGGGAAAGGCAGGGGCGGTGCGCTACCTTCGCGGGGCGAAAGGCGACTTCGGATCCGCCGATTCACTCGCCCGCATCCGAAACGTTCGGGGAAAGCGAATGCCCAATTCGCCACTGCCGGCGCCACTTTGACGCTCATTTCGCAACTTTCTTGGGCGAAAGTGTCCCGCGAGTGTCACAAATTCTGAATCGAATCGGCCTTACAAGAGAAGCACTGGGTTTGACGGGGCGGCGAGACGCTGCCGTGCAATCAATCGGATGACTTTCAGGTTCCGGCGGGCGTAATATGCGTTCCAGGCCGGCCCGATCGTCTTCTCCTCCTTCTCTGCCAACGGTCACCGACACCATGCCGACGCTTTCGCCCGACGAATCGTCCGACACCGCCGTCTCGGTTCCCCAGCTGATCGGCCGCGTTCGCCGCGGCGACGCGGATTCGCTGGGAGCATTACTGCAACTGTATCGCGGCTACCTAAGCGTCCTGGCGGCCACCCGATTGGACCAGCGACTCCGCCCCCGGCTGAATCCGTCGGACCTGGTGCAAGAAACCATGCTGGCCGCCCATCGCGACTTCCCCAGCTTTCGCGGCAACAGCGAAGGCGAATGGCTGACCTGGCTACGCCAAATCCTTTGCAACTGTGTCAGCCACGCCGTCGAAGCTCACGTGTTGGCGCAAAAACGCGACGTCCGCCGAGAAGTTCGCTTGGATCCACAGATCGACGTCAGTGGTGACGGACCGATCGGGCTGATCAACGTGCTGGCCGCCGCCGGCGATACCCCCAGCCGCGACGCAGGCCGCAAAGAGATCGCGCTGCGGCTGACCCAGCAACTGGACCGGCTGAAACCCGATTATCGCCAAGTCATCGTGTACCGAAATTTGGAAGGGCTGTCATTCGACGACATCGCACAGCGGATGGGCCGTAAACCGGGCACCGTCCGCATGTTGTGGGTCCGTGCCATCGAACGATTCAAAACCGTTTGTGATTCACCAGCGTTTTGAAC is from Crateriforma conspicua and encodes:
- a CDS encoding rhodanese-like domain-containing protein, whose protein sequence is MFPSSQLFMKYAFIVACVASACFASAFTLGSVSPAHAQLGGLLARRVSVPEISVAQVRKMQQQHQKQVDSAKKQEMPTPDPAFVLVDARSPEETEVSVIPGAITVKQFEAQQEKFAGTTVIAYCTSGYRSDRYAAKLIDKGIKAKNMKASILGWCAAKLPLETLDRKPTNRVHTYSSQNTVPKIYEAIH
- a CDS encoding sigma-70 family RNA polymerase sigma factor, producing MPTLSPDESSDTAVSVPQLIGRVRRGDADSLGALLQLYRGYLSVLAATRLDQRLRPRLNPSDLVQETMLAAHRDFPSFRGNSEGEWLTWLRQILCNCVSHAVEAHVLAQKRDVRREVRLDPQIDVSGDGPIGLINVLAAAGDTPSRDAGRKEIALRLTQQLDRLKPDYRQVIVYRNLEGLSFDDIAQRMGRKPGTVRMLWVRAIERFKTVCDSPAF
- a CDS encoding sulfatase family protein, yielding MAAAILRGPSLQADDHSDPQRPNVLFILTDDQRYNALSCMGHPHLKTPHIDRLAGEGLLFKNHFCTTSLCSPSRASILSGLYAHTHGVSNNFTEYPADMVSFPMRLQQEGYETAYVGKWHMGEKNDNPRPGFDHFVTHKGQGQYFDTTFNFNGNDRRVVPGYYTHVVTEMATDWIGERDGDKPWMLMLGHKAPHSFYFPEPKYEDAFDSVDVQYPRTAFMLDDKPAWFKKRLDTWHGIYGPLFDWRKDFPDRSPEAVEDFANMVRAYWGTLLSVDDSVGVIYDFLKERGELDNTLIIYTSDNGLLEGEHGMVDKRTGHEPSIRIPLVVRYPGLTPTDQPKVVEQLVSTIDFAPTILDVCDAKPLDHVHGQSWKQLAQGNDSDWRDSYYYEYNYEHQFPYTPNVRALRTDRWKYIRYPHGDGTPDRHMAELYDLQADPQESVNLINDPAHADTAVKLRAELDRLIKLHSDGKPDSMPIDQGIQSGLPEESIR